The following are encoded together in the Bacteroidales bacterium MB20-C3-3 genome:
- a CDS encoding glycosyltransferase family 4 protein produces MKVLMFGWEFPPHISGGLGTACFGLTKGLSNMDVEVLFVMPSASGDEDQKSVKIINASDIEISHNVGDVKTFLENVQFLRVGTNMVPYLDPEQFTEMVEKSKKGQVKSYKSFLGQKYKFSGKYGSNLMEEVSRYAMVAAEIAKTQEFDVIHAHDWLTYLAGIAAKKLTGKPLVVHVHATEFDRSGENINTLVYDLEKRGMKEADMVIAVSNLTRNIVISKYGIHPSKVVTVHNAVDFDGFEQMEIDSRIDEKIVTFLGRITYQKGPEYFIEAAAKVLKRYPNVRFVMAGSGDLLNRSIRRVAKLGIATKFHFTGFLRGEDVKRMFAFSDVYVMPSVSEPFGISPLEAMRSNVPTIISKQSGVAEVLHHAIKVDFWDIDALADSIYGLLAYPALSSTAVKNGLNEVNALRWDNAAFKIKEIYTQLSKK; encoded by the coding sequence ATGAAAGTACTGATGTTTGGATGGGAATTCCCGCCACACATTTCCGGAGGTTTGGGTACAGCCTGTTTTGGACTTACAAAGGGGCTCTCAAATATGGATGTGGAGGTTCTTTTTGTTATGCCATCAGCCTCGGGAGACGAAGATCAGAAATCTGTGAAAATTATTAATGCCAGCGATATTGAGATATCACATAATGTGGGAGATGTAAAAACCTTTCTGGAAAATGTGCAGTTTTTAAGAGTGGGGACAAATATGGTTCCTTATCTAGATCCTGAACAGTTTACTGAAATGGTGGAGAAGAGTAAGAAGGGTCAGGTTAAGAGTTATAAAAGTTTTCTTGGTCAGAAGTATAAGTTCTCCGGAAAGTATGGCTCAAACCTTATGGAAGAGGTATCCAGATATGCAATGGTTGCAGCAGAGATTGCCAAGACTCAGGAATTTGATGTAATTCACGCTCACGACTGGCTTACATACCTTGCCGGGATAGCTGCAAAAAAACTAACCGGAAAACCCCTTGTAGTACATGTCCACGCGACTGAGTTTGACAGAAGCGGAGAGAATATCAACACACTGGTTTACGATCTGGAGAAGAGGGGTATGAAGGAGGCCGATATGGTAATTGCTGTAAGTAACCTTACCAGAAATATTGTTATAAGCAAATACGGAATTCACCCCTCAAAAGTTGTAACAGTGCATAATGCTGTTGATTTTGACGGATTCGAACAGATGGAGATTGACAGCAGAATTGACGAGAAGATAGTTACATTTCTTGGCAGGATAACATACCAGAAGGGGCCTGAATATTTTATTGAGGCAGCTGCCAAGGTTCTGAAAAGATATCCCAATGTAAGATTTGTTATGGCTGGAAGCGGAGATCTCCTTAACAGATCTATCAGACGGGTGGCAAAGCTGGGGATTGCAACAAAATTTCACTTTACCGGCTTTTTGCGGGGAGAGGATGTGAAAAGAATGTTTGCTTTTTCAGATGTTTATGTAATGCCTTCTGTATCAGAGCCATTTGGAATTTCTCCGTTAGAGGCAATGAGATCAAATGTGCCAACAATCATTTCAAAACAGAGTGGAGTGGCTGAGGTTCTTCATCATGCCATTAAAGTTGATTTCTGGGACATTGATGCACTGGCTGACTCAATATATGGTCTTCTGGCTTACCCTGCTTTAAGTTCAACGGCAGTAAAAAACGGACTGAACGAGGTTAATGCCCTGAGATGGGACAACGCCGCATTTAAAATTAAAGAGATTTACACTCAATTGTCGAAAAAATAA
- a CDS encoding glycogen debranching enzyme N-terminal domain-containing protein: MAYLKFNKGELVNLEYSLKRELLSTNHAGGYMNTTIVCCNTRKYHGLLVLPVANFNNEKFVLLSSLDESLIQHGKAFNLGIHRYGDIYEPRGHKYIREFEIDKCVSITYRVGGMVLKKEMMLAHNKGQYFARYTLLEANSPTTLQLKPFLAFRHIHSLSKSNLNADRSAIEIQGGRAFKMYEGFPELNLQLSVKADYVSNPDWYYNIEYKEERRRAYESAEDLFVPGYFEFPLKKGQSVVFSASTNAESPAGLNTKFENYLEARSARDSFESCLKIASKQFLISDGESMSIYAGYPWLDKNSRETLLALPGITLSGLDDKKRFRKVLEDFVKREGFIPDSGGSKPDVPLWLIWNIQQLTIYKRSKTTVWKESAETIKAILNHYKNTKEGDSVVLHGNGLLWAEKKGTALSWMDAYVNGKPVTEREGYQVELNSLWYNAVSFAIELARGSRDKAFVDEWEPVQKLIAKSFNKAFWIEQGDYLADYVGHEGQNKCVRPNQLFTCSFPYSPITDVQKSKVLKRIQQELLTERGIRTLSPQSPHYKGEYDGDEFSRNSAYHMGTARPWLLGFYIDANLKLHGDSFIQRAEDLISAFEEDVQIHCIGSVSEVYDGDPPHQPHGCTSYSISVASLLWSMRLVLNHKNKKI; encoded by the coding sequence ATGGCCTATTTAAAATTCAACAAGGGAGAGCTGGTGAATCTGGAATACTCGCTTAAGCGTGAGCTCCTCTCCACAAACCACGCCGGCGGCTATATGAACACAACCATTGTTTGCTGTAATACCAGAAAGTATCATGGCCTTCTGGTACTCCCCGTTGCTAACTTCAATAATGAAAAATTTGTACTACTCTCATCACTTGATGAGTCTCTGATTCAGCACGGCAAGGCATTTAATCTGGGTATACACAGATATGGAGATATATACGAACCCAGAGGCCACAAGTACATTAGAGAATTTGAAATTGACAAGTGTGTCTCTATTACCTACAGAGTTGGGGGTATGGTTTTAAAAAAAGAGATGATGCTTGCTCATAACAAAGGTCAGTACTTTGCCAGATACACACTTCTTGAGGCTAACTCTCCAACAACTCTTCAGCTAAAACCTTTTCTTGCTTTCAGGCATATCCACTCCCTTTCAAAATCAAATCTTAATGCAGATAGGTCTGCCATTGAGATTCAGGGGGGACGAGCCTTTAAAATGTATGAAGGATTTCCTGAACTCAACCTGCAACTCTCAGTAAAGGCAGATTATGTCTCTAACCCTGATTGGTACTACAATATTGAGTATAAAGAGGAGAGGAGAAGGGCTTACGAATCTGCAGAGGATCTGTTTGTTCCCGGATATTTTGAGTTCCCTCTTAAGAAGGGTCAGTCAGTAGTTTTCTCGGCATCAACCAATGCAGAGTCTCCTGCTGGCCTCAATACCAAGTTTGAAAATTATCTTGAAGCAAGAAGCGCAAGGGATAGCTTTGAAAGTTGTCTTAAAATTGCTTCCAAACAGTTTTTGATATCTGATGGAGAGAGTATGTCTATCTATGCAGGATATCCTTGGCTTGATAAAAATTCCAGAGAGACGCTCCTGGCTCTTCCAGGCATTACACTGTCTGGCCTTGATGATAAAAAAAGATTTAGAAAAGTTCTTGAAGATTTTGTTAAAAGAGAGGGATTTATCCCGGACTCCGGAGGGTCCAAGCCGGATGTTCCCCTTTGGTTAATATGGAATATTCAGCAACTGACTATTTATAAGAGAAGTAAGACCACTGTATGGAAAGAGAGTGCGGAAACAATAAAGGCAATTCTTAATCACTATAAAAACACAAAGGAGGGGGACTCTGTAGTTTTACACGGTAACGGACTTTTGTGGGCAGAGAAAAAAGGTACCGCTCTGAGCTGGATGGACGCGTATGTAAACGGAAAACCGGTTACAGAGAGAGAGGGTTATCAGGTGGAGCTTAATTCTCTTTGGTATAATGCAGTCTCATTTGCAATAGAACTGGCAAGGGGATCAAGAGACAAAGCATTTGTTGATGAGTGGGAGCCTGTTCAGAAACTGATTGCTAAGAGTTTTAACAAAGCTTTTTGGATTGAGCAGGGTGATTACCTGGCAGATTATGTTGGTCACGAAGGACAAAACAAGTGTGTCAGGCCAAATCAACTATTTACCTGTTCATTCCCTTACTCTCCCATTACAGATGTACAGAAATCAAAGGTTCTTAAGAGAATTCAGCAGGAGTTACTTACAGAGAGGGGGATAAGGACACTCTCTCCCCAAAGCCCGCATTATAAAGGGGAGTATGATGGAGATGAGTTCAGCAGAAACTCAGCCTATCATATGGGTACAGCCAGACCCTGGCTGCTTGGATTTTACATTGATGCAAATCTTAAATTGCACGGAGATTCATTTATCCAGAGAGCAGAGGATTTAATATCTGCTTTTGAGGAGGATGTGCAGATTCACTGTATTGGCTCTGTATCAGAGGTGTATGATGGTGATCCGCCTCATCAGCCTCACGGGTGCACCTCGTATTCAATAAGTGTTGCATCCCTGCTTTGGTCAATGAGACTTGTTTTGAACCATAAAAACAAAAAGATATGA
- a CDS encoding alpha amylase C-terminal domain-containing protein — MEELKLWRDDPWLEPWKRDIWSRHEIAAIRMAEMSQGELRLADAINNHLYYCTYLEGSKRIFREWAPNASAIYLLCDKNGWKKDSAFLFNSVGDGNWELRLDADLLAHGDNYKWLVQWNGGEGERIPAYATRVVQDPDTKLFAAQVWDTGDYKWKNRRPVQSETPLIYEAHIGMSTEESGVGSYNHFRENILPYIAKTGYNTIQLMAIQEHPYYGSFGYQVSSFYAPSSRFGTPDELKMLIDEAHGYGISVILDIVHSHSVSNTLEGLSEIDGTRDLYFHSGERGDHPAWGSRCFNYGKDQVIRFLLSNCKYWLEEFNFDGFRFDGITSMLYYDHGLGKSFTDYSSYFSGNIDNDAFIYLVLANRVIKECNPSAITIAEDVSGLPGLGAPFTAGGVGFDYRMSMGIADLWIKLIKERRDEDWNMEELYHELTSKRDDEKTVSYAECHDQAMVGDKTIIFRLLDAEMYTSMERETRSITLDRGIALHKMIRLITSSTAGNGYLTFMGNEFGHPEWIDFPREGNGWSYHYARRQWNLAFDKRLKYSWLLEFEKEMLSLLKRGSLFGKRPTKVLQHNERQLIAYLRGDYLFAFNFSPLNSYTDLRVDAPAGEYKHLIDTDMKIFGGYGRVEKGCVHFSMQEGDSNFIKIYLPSRCGIVFKKVR, encoded by the coding sequence ATGGAAGAGTTAAAACTATGGAGGGATGACCCGTGGCTTGAACCCTGGAAAAGAGACATCTGGAGCAGGCACGAAATTGCAGCGATAAGGATGGCCGAGATGTCTCAGGGAGAGCTCAGGCTTGCCGATGCAATAAACAATCATTTGTATTATTGCACATATCTGGAGGGTAGCAAGAGAATTTTCAGAGAGTGGGCACCAAATGCCTCTGCCATATACCTGCTTTGTGATAAAAACGGATGGAAAAAAGATTCTGCTTTTTTATTTAACTCCGTTGGAGATGGAAACTGGGAGCTTAGATTGGATGCAGACTTGTTAGCTCACGGAGATAATTATAAATGGCTTGTCCAGTGGAATGGAGGGGAGGGAGAGAGAATACCGGCTTATGCAACAAGAGTTGTGCAGGATCCTGACACTAAATTGTTTGCAGCTCAGGTATGGGATACAGGAGATTATAAATGGAAAAACAGGAGGCCTGTTCAGAGTGAAACACCTTTGATTTATGAAGCTCATATCGGGATGAGCACAGAAGAGTCAGGTGTTGGCTCTTACAATCATTTCAGAGAGAATATTCTCCCATATATAGCTAAAACAGGATACAATACAATACAGCTGATGGCTATCCAGGAGCATCCGTATTATGGTTCATTTGGCTACCAGGTTTCCAGCTTTTATGCTCCCAGTTCAAGATTTGGAACTCCTGATGAACTTAAAATGCTGATAGATGAAGCTCACGGCTACGGGATATCTGTTATTCTTGATATTGTACACTCCCATTCAGTAAGCAACACACTGGAGGGGTTGTCTGAAATTGACGGGACAAGAGATCTCTATTTTCACTCAGGTGAGAGAGGAGATCATCCTGCCTGGGGCTCAAGATGCTTCAATTACGGGAAAGACCAGGTTATTAGGTTTTTGCTGTCAAACTGTAAATACTGGCTCGAGGAATTTAATTTTGACGGATTCCGCTTTGACGGTATAACCAGTATGCTTTACTATGATCATGGACTAGGAAAGAGCTTCACAGACTACTCCAGTTACTTCTCAGGCAACATAGACAACGATGCTTTTATATACCTGGTATTGGCAAACAGAGTGATAAAAGAGTGCAATCCTTCAGCAATAACAATTGCTGAAGATGTTAGCGGACTTCCGGGGCTGGGAGCACCATTTACAGCAGGGGGAGTGGGATTTGATTACAGAATGAGTATGGGTATAGCTGATCTCTGGATTAAGCTGATAAAGGAGAGACGAGACGAAGACTGGAACATGGAAGAGCTCTATCACGAGCTAACCAGTAAAAGAGATGATGAGAAAACTGTTAGTTATGCCGAGTGTCACGATCAGGCAATGGTTGGTGATAAGACAATTATATTCAGGCTTCTTGATGCTGAGATGTACACATCAATGGAGAGAGAGACGAGAAGTATTACACTTGACAGAGGTATAGCCCTTCATAAAATGATAAGACTTATAACATCATCTACAGCAGGGAATGGATATTTAACCTTCATGGGTAATGAATTCGGCCATCCTGAGTGGATTGATTTCCCAAGAGAGGGAAACGGTTGGTCCTACCATTACGCCAGAAGGCAGTGGAATCTGGCATTTGATAAAAGGCTAAAATATTCGTGGCTTCTTGAATTTGAAAAGGAGATGTTGTCTCTTCTTAAGAGAGGCTCTCTTTTTGGAAAGAGGCCCACTAAGGTGCTTCAGCACAACGAGCGACAGCTTATAGCCTATTTAAGGGGCGATTACCTGTTTGCATTCAATTTCAGCCCCTTAAATTCATATACAGACCTGAGAGTTGATGCTCCTGCGGGAGAATATAAACATCTTATTGATACTGATATGAAAATTTTCGGAGGATATGGAAGAGTAGAAAAGGGGTGCGTTCATTTTTCAATGCAAGAGGGGGATTCAAATTTCATAAAGATATACCTCCCTTCACGGTGCGGAATTGTTTTCAAAAAGGTCAGATGA
- the xseB gene encoding exodeoxyribonuclease VII small subunit: MKRRNSENEALPGYREALAELELLVAKIEDPSTKIEDIAPMVKRSLELAGICREELRKYGEDIDKLQNK; this comes from the coding sequence ATGAAGAGGAGAAATAGTGAAAACGAAGCTCTTCCCGGTTACAGGGAGGCTTTGGCAGAGCTGGAGTTGCTTGTTGCAAAAATTGAGGATCCCTCTACAAAAATTGAGGATATTGCACCTATGGTAAAAAGATCTCTTGAACTGGCAGGTATATGCAGGGAGGAACTTAGGAAATACGGAGAGGATATAGATAAGCTTCAAAACAAGTAA
- the xseA gene encoding exodeoxyribonuclease VII large subunit, translating to MREGSSIGLLEMQEEIGGALERALQRSYWIRAEISEIKHQSTGHCYLELVEKRPGEEGISARAQAIIWSSTYRILRPYFSTTTGEELTRGMMILIKAQVQYTPLYGLSLIISDIDPSYTVGEQELKRQKTIQRLRDEGMFDMNSTLELADLPGRIAVVSSEGAAGYRDFIKHLHNNDYGFKFTAELFSSSMQGVAASAEIIAALERVALRADEFDLVVIVRGGGSVQDLSCFDDYELAANIAQFPLPVITGIGHDHDVHVADMVAFAGLKTPTAVADFIIDIFASEEQRLSYLIQRLNLAVRGRNAEETALIDKIEAKIISKARERITAEYHKVELFIQRINSGNPLLLLERGYAIPAFNNRRINSVKGLKEDDSIRIILADGIVESKIVKIYKYEEEK from the coding sequence ATGAGAGAAGGGAGTAGCATAGGGCTGCTGGAGATGCAGGAGGAGATAGGGGGAGCTTTGGAGAGAGCACTTCAGAGAAGTTACTGGATCAGAGCAGAGATTAGTGAAATTAAGCATCAATCAACCGGACACTGCTATCTTGAGCTTGTAGAAAAAAGGCCGGGTGAAGAGGGAATATCAGCAAGAGCACAGGCAATAATTTGGTCCTCTACCTACAGAATTCTGAGACCCTATTTTTCAACCACAACAGGAGAGGAGCTTACAAGAGGAATGATGATTCTGATCAAAGCCCAGGTACAGTACACTCCACTCTACGGACTCTCCCTTATTATATCTGATATTGATCCTTCATACACAGTAGGAGAGCAGGAGCTTAAGAGACAGAAGACAATTCAGAGGCTGAGAGATGAGGGGATGTTTGATATGAACAGTACTCTTGAACTGGCAGACTTGCCCGGCCGGATAGCTGTAGTATCATCAGAGGGAGCTGCCGGATACAGAGATTTTATAAAGCATCTTCATAATAACGATTATGGATTCAAATTCACTGCAGAACTCTTCTCCTCCTCCATGCAAGGTGTTGCGGCTTCTGCTGAGATCATAGCAGCACTCGAAAGAGTAGCTCTCAGAGCAGATGAATTTGATCTTGTCGTCATTGTCAGGGGAGGAGGCTCTGTTCAGGATTTATCCTGTTTTGATGATTACGAATTAGCTGCCAACATTGCTCAGTTTCCTCTCCCTGTAATAACAGGTATTGGCCACGACCACGATGTCCATGTGGCCGATATGGTTGCATTTGCCGGTCTTAAAACACCTACTGCCGTAGCTGATTTTATTATTGATATTTTTGCCTCAGAGGAGCAGCGTCTCTCTTATCTTATACAGAGACTTAATCTTGCTGTAAGGGGAAGAAATGCAGAGGAGACTGCTCTGATTGACAAAATTGAAGCAAAGATTATTTCAAAAGCCAGAGAGAGAATAACGGCAGAATATCATAAGGTTGAACTGTTTATTCAACGGATAAATTCAGGAAATCCGCTGCTTCTTCTTGAGAGAGGTTATGCAATACCTGCTTTCAATAACAGAAGGATAAACAGCGTTAAAGGCCTCAAAGAAGATGATTCCATCAGGATTATTTTAGCAGATGGAATAGTAGAAAGTAAAATAGTAAAAATATATAAATATGAAGAGGAGAAATAG
- the yihA gene encoding ribosome biogenesis GTP-binding protein YihA/YsxC yields MKISKAVFSGSSGRVSEKPSLRLPEFAFIGRSNVGKSSLINALCMQGKLAHTSSTPGKTQLVNHFLINDSWYLVDLPGYGYAKLSKSIRAKLSEIVTNYINESEELRFLFVLLDCRHAIQKIDLSFLIELGKAEVPFAIIYTKADKLGKVALQNRLEENSKVLLEYWEELPMTFASSAESGLGREEILSCIATILDRK; encoded by the coding sequence ATGAAAATAAGCAAAGCGGTATTTTCCGGCAGCTCCGGGAGAGTGAGTGAAAAACCCTCCCTTAGGTTGCCTGAGTTTGCATTCATTGGCAGGTCCAATGTAGGCAAATCATCGCTTATCAATGCGTTGTGTATGCAGGGAAAGCTTGCACACACCTCTTCCACCCCCGGAAAAACACAATTGGTAAACCACTTTTTGATTAACGACTCCTGGTACCTGGTGGATTTGCCCGGCTACGGCTACGCAAAGCTATCCAAGAGTATAAGAGCCAAGCTAAGCGAGATTGTAACTAATTACATCAACGAATCTGAAGAGCTCCGGTTCTTGTTTGTACTGCTTGATTGCAGACACGCTATTCAGAAAATTGATCTTAGTTTCCTTATTGAGCTTGGTAAAGCCGAGGTCCCTTTTGCCATAATATACACAAAGGCAGATAAACTCGGCAAAGTTGCTCTGCAAAACAGACTTGAGGAGAACTCAAAAGTTTTGCTGGAGTACTGGGAAGAGCTTCCAATGACTTTTGCCTCCTCAGCCGAGAGCGGGCTGGGAAGAGAGGAGATCCTCTCCTGTATTGCAACAATTTTGGACAGAAAATAA
- a CDS encoding ribose-phosphate pyrophosphokinase, with translation MDHQHQIKIFACRSSRYLAEKIASSLGLELGRSSVTVFSDGEFQPALEESVRGATVFIVQSTIPPVENIFELLLMIDAAKRASAYKVIAVMPYFGWARQDRKDRPRVPIGAKMVANLLEAAGCDRVMTADLHADQIQGFFDIPVDHIYASSIFLPYLRDLKLDNMSIAAPDMGGAKRANAYSRILGCPLIICHKSREKANVVGSMTAIGDVEGKNIIIIDDMIDTAGTITKAADMLMEKGALSVRALATHAVLSGPAFERIEGSALKEVIISDTIPLTLRPDQEASKIRVLSVAEIFADVIDKVYNYKSISTSFIF, from the coding sequence ATGGATCATCAACATCAGATTAAGATTTTCGCCTGCAGAAGCTCCAGATACCTTGCAGAGAAAATTGCCAGTTCCCTGGGACTTGAACTGGGAAGGTCATCAGTAACAGTATTCAGCGACGGAGAGTTTCAGCCGGCTCTTGAAGAGAGCGTAAGGGGGGCAACCGTTTTCATTGTTCAGAGCACCATCCCGCCTGTAGAGAATATTTTTGAATTACTCCTTATGATAGATGCTGCAAAGAGAGCATCGGCATATAAGGTAATAGCAGTAATGCCTTACTTTGGATGGGCAAGGCAGGACCGTAAAGACAGGCCAAGAGTTCCGATAGGGGCAAAAATGGTTGCAAATCTTTTGGAGGCTGCCGGTTGTGACAGGGTTATGACTGCCGATCTTCATGCAGATCAGATACAGGGATTTTTTGATATCCCTGTAGATCACATATATGCCAGTTCAATTTTCCTTCCTTACCTGAGAGATCTCAAACTTGATAATATGTCAATAGCAGCTCCTGATATGGGTGGAGCTAAAAGAGCAAATGCTTACTCAAGAATACTGGGATGCCCTCTGATTATTTGCCACAAATCCAGGGAGAAGGCCAATGTTGTTGGCTCAATGACTGCGATTGGAGATGTAGAGGGAAAAAATATTATCATAATTGATGATATGATTGATACGGCAGGAACAATAACAAAGGCTGCCGATATGTTAATGGAGAAAGGAGCGTTAAGCGTAAGAGCCCTTGCAACTCACGCAGTATTATCCGGTCCGGCATTCGAAAGAATAGAGGGCAGTGCGCTTAAAGAGGTCATTATATCTGATACAATTCCTTTAACACTTCGTCCGGACCAGGAGGCTTCAAAAATCAGAGTGCTTTCAGTAGCTGAAATATTTGCAGATGTTATTGACAAAGTATATAACTACAAATCAATTAGCACAAGCTTTATATTCTGA
- the nadE gene encoding NAD(+) synthase, with translation MINLNPKPLHDRIVSSIKLFFREAGRECAVLGLSGGIDSALVAALAVEALGKENVHGILMPSPFSTLHSVTDAVELADNLGISYGVLPIEDIYERFHSELKELFEEEPKRIVLENLQARIRGVALMAWTNQNGSLLLNTSNKSEIAMGYGTLYGDLTGALMVLADLYKLQVYSVARYINRDKTIIPESILVKEPSAELSINQKDSDTLPEYSVLDPILHSLIEEKRSGSDLIEDGCDISLVNRIMHLMNVSSFKAHQLPPMIQIGDSPLLPDYKCIFYKID, from the coding sequence ATGATAAATCTTAATCCCAAACCTCTTCACGACAGAATTGTCAGCTCCATTAAATTATTTTTCAGGGAAGCAGGCAGAGAGTGTGCTGTTCTTGGACTTTCAGGCGGTATTGACTCCGCACTGGTTGCTGCACTTGCTGTTGAGGCTCTTGGGAAAGAGAATGTCCATGGAATTCTGATGCCATCACCATTCTCTACTCTTCACTCAGTTACTGACGCTGTTGAGTTGGCTGATAATCTCGGAATTTCATACGGGGTTTTACCCATAGAGGATATATATGAGAGGTTCCATTCTGAACTTAAAGAGTTGTTTGAAGAGGAGCCTAAAAGGATTGTTCTGGAGAATCTTCAGGCGAGAATCAGAGGCGTTGCATTGATGGCATGGACAAACCAAAATGGCTCTCTTTTGTTAAATACTTCAAACAAGAGTGAGATTGCCATGGGGTACGGAACTTTGTACGGAGACCTTACCGGAGCACTTATGGTGCTGGCTGATCTTTATAAGTTACAGGTATACTCTGTTGCTCGTTATATTAACAGAGACAAAACTATTATCCCGGAGTCTATACTTGTTAAAGAGCCCTCTGCGGAGCTGAGTATAAATCAGAAAGACAGCGACACTCTTCCTGAGTACTCTGTACTGGACCCAATTCTTCACTCTCTCATTGAGGAGAAGAGAAGTGGTTCTGACCTTATAGAGGATGGCTGCGACATAAGCCTTGTAAACAGGATTATGCATTTAATGAATGTATCCTCTTTTAAGGCTCATCAGCTTCCTCCTATGATTCAGATTGGAGATTCACCTCTTCTTCCTGACTATAAATGTATTTTTTATAAAATTGATTAA
- the der gene encoding ribosome biogenesis GTPase Der produces the protein MSIVAIVGRPNVGKSTLFNRLVGMRKAIVDEISGVTRDRHYGKCEWTGREFSVIDTGGYAINSEDVFEAEIRKQVLLAIDESDLVLFLCDVGTGITDYDEVIADILRRSKKPIILVANKVDTGDKMFDSHIFNSFGLGEPFCISSASGSGTGDLLDKVLELLPPEEEVKEEDKVIPHIAIVGRPNVGKSSLTNALLGEERNIVTPVAGTTRDSISTYYNKFGHEFILVDTAGLRRKTKVKEDLEFYSVMRSIRAIEAADVCILMIDASLGVEGQDMNIFNLIIRNKKGCVLVVNKWDAIEGKSANTMKDFTKEIREKTAPFVDIPIIFTSVINKQRILDVLDSAAKVYANRSKKISTSKLNEVMLEEISNYPPPATKGKYIKIKYITQLPTPAPSFAFFCNLPQYVREDYKRFLENKLRKHFDFTGVPIQIFLRQK, from the coding sequence ATGAGTATAGTAGCCATAGTAGGACGCCCGAATGTGGGCAAATCAACTCTCTTCAACCGTTTGGTTGGGATGAGGAAGGCCATAGTAGACGAAATCTCAGGAGTTACCAGAGATCGTCACTACGGAAAGTGCGAATGGACCGGGAGAGAGTTCTCGGTAATAGACACAGGAGGATATGCAATTAATTCGGAAGATGTCTTTGAGGCTGAAATTCGCAAACAGGTTCTTCTTGCAATTGACGAGAGTGACCTTGTTCTCTTTCTTTGTGATGTGGGAACAGGTATAACCGATTATGATGAGGTTATCGCAGATATTCTGAGAAGAAGTAAAAAACCTATTATACTTGTTGCAAACAAAGTGGATACTGGAGATAAAATGTTTGACAGCCATATCTTCAACTCTTTCGGCCTTGGGGAACCATTCTGTATATCATCAGCGAGTGGAAGCGGTACGGGAGATCTGCTTGACAAGGTACTGGAACTTCTCCCTCCTGAAGAGGAGGTTAAGGAAGAGGATAAGGTGATACCCCATATTGCAATTGTTGGAAGGCCAAATGTTGGCAAGTCCTCTCTTACAAATGCTCTTCTTGGTGAAGAGAGAAATATTGTAACACCTGTAGCAGGCACCACCCGTGACTCAATTTCTACATATTACAATAAGTTTGGTCACGAATTTATCCTGGTTGATACTGCCGGATTACGGAGAAAAACAAAGGTTAAAGAGGATCTTGAGTTTTACTCTGTGATGCGTTCAATAAGGGCTATAGAGGCTGCGGATGTATGTATTCTTATGATTGATGCATCTCTGGGAGTTGAGGGTCAGGATATGAACATTTTTAACCTTATTATCCGTAATAAAAAGGGGTGTGTTCTTGTAGTAAACAAATGGGACGCTATTGAAGGAAAGAGCGCCAATACAATGAAAGACTTTACCAAGGAGATTAGGGAAAAGACTGCTCCATTTGTAGATATTCCAATCATATTCACTTCAGTAATTAATAAACAGAGAATCCTTGATGTACTTGACTCGGCAGCAAAAGTTTATGCAAACCGCTCAAAAAAAATATCAACTTCAAAGCTTAACGAGGTAATGTTAGAGGAGATATCAAACTATCCACCTCCGGCAACTAAGGGAAAATATATCAAAATCAAGTATATAACTCAACTGCCTACACCGGCTCCCTCATTTGCATTTTTCTGTAATTTGCCACAGTATGTAAGGGAGGATTATAAGAGGTTTCTTGAGAATAAACTCAGAAAGCACTTTGACTTTACCGGTGTACCTATACAGATTTTTCTGAGGCAGAAATAA